Proteins from one Cydia fagiglandana chromosome 13, ilCydFagi1.1, whole genome shotgun sequence genomic window:
- the LOC134669787 gene encoding uncharacterized protein LOC134669787, producing the protein MPRKVSRFHWELAEIIQKTAKIIDIHDIEYVIQYGCDDVDTFYSNTYLVDISGKRNGPKIKKKILIKCHLDLNQRASFRELYKRGHVFYNAIVPKLLEIQRTFKVIEGLKMKFPNCIYSSDEYNKEVMVLSQMLDKYNIHNRYLSINIDHAKLTLINMAKLHAPSFVWETYYSEEFDKIKTILSKNVQYSDLVKLPNSMKYCYDTSVNVVLNSTYKEKLRALDGHILAILKTPPPLQYSTICHGDCWINNILFKNQGTRPVEVMFVDYQLSRYASPVSDISYFLYMSTERELLSQHYETLINVYYGTLAGVLRQCNLKIEQVYPETIFRQHLKEYSVLGLIEALVSMKIITADNDDAIKMTEMRYNQPDVENAGIDEHKFNNQNLFIERVNAIVNSFFQMDYSLTSVINLDK; encoded by the exons ATGCCACGAAAGGTTTCACGATTTCACTGGGAATTGGCGGAAATAATACAGAAAACAGCGAAGATAATTGACATTCATGACATCGAGTACGTTATACAATACGGGTGTGACGATGTCGATACTTTCTATAGTAATACGTATCTAGTTGACATCAGTGGCAAAAGAAATGGACCAAAAATAAAGAAGAAGATTTTAATAAAGTGTCATTTAGATCTAAATCAGCGCGCGAGTTTCAGAGAACTTTACAAGAGAGGTCACGTGTTTTATAACGCCATAGTTCCCAAGTTGCTTGAGATTCAAAGAACTTTTAAAGTGATTGAAGGATTGAAAATGAAATTTCCGAATTGTATTTATAGCAGTGATGAATATAACAAGGAAGTGATGGTTTTATCACAAATGCTGGATAAGTATAATATACATAACAGATATCTTTCGATTAACATCGATCATGCTAAATTGACTCTGATAAATATGGCTAAACTACATGCCCCGTCTTTTGTATGGGAAACATATTATTCGGAAGAATTTGATAAGATTAAGACTATATTGAGCAAAAATGTGCAGTATTCAGACCTTGTTAAACTACCAAACTCTATGAAATATTGTTATGATACTTCAGTTAACGTAGTGTTGAATTCAACGTATAAAGAAAAATTAAGGGCGCTTGATGGACATATATTGGCTATTTTGAAAACACCTCCACCACTTCAGTACAGTACTATTTGTCACGGGGACTGTTGGATTAATAACATACTTTTCAAAAATCAG GGGACGAGACCGGTAGAAGTAATGTTCGTCGACTATCAGCTGAGCCGGTACGCGTCTCCGGTCTCGGATATATCATACTTCCTATACATGTCGACGGAACGGGAGTTGCTCTCTCAACATTACGAAACCCTTATCAATGTTTACTATGGAACGCTAGCAGGAGTCCTTCGGCAATGCAATCTTAAAATAGAACAAGTCTACCCAGAAACAATATTTAGACAACATCTTAAAGAATACTCAGTTTTAGGTTTAATAGAAGCCTTAGTCTCGATGAAAATTATAACAGCGGACAATGACGATGCAATAAAAATGACGGAAATGAGATACAATCAGCCCGATGTTGAAAATGCTGGTATAGATGAGCATAAGTTCAACAACCAGAATCTATTTATAGAAAGGGTAAACGCTATAGTAAACTCGTTCTTCCAAATGGATTACTCATTAACGTCAGTGATTAATTTAGACAAATGA